One Deinococcus sp. LM3 genomic region harbors:
- a CDS encoding FAD-dependent oxidoreductase → MDLRSGRAFWPLTNGLMHTYPPLSGDETADVLVIGAGITGALLADRLSAAGLDVVVTDLRDVAFGSTSASTALLQYEIDTNLMDLIPMTGQADAERAYHLCREAIDMVRDLTAELPDDCGFRERGSLYYASNRRDARMLAQEHAARTRAGLNVEHLDARTLKARFGITAPAALFSPDGGEVDPYRLAQHLLQRAQSRGVRVYDRTEVTRLDEGRDDFTAHTDRNAKIQARWVVVATGYEAEKFLGRRLAILKNSYALASEPIAETDGELWPTGCLIWETARPYLYARTTQDGRVVIGGEDDDHHNPARRERALPGKQRRLERKLGKLLPHLQAETAFAWAGTFGETKDGLAYIGPRQKGDRLLFALGYGGNGITYSVQAARLLTDLIRGEENDDLRIFRLDR, encoded by the coding sequence ATGGATCTCCGCAGCGGACGCGCCTTCTGGCCCCTCACGAACGGCCTCATGCACACCTACCCTCCCCTGAGCGGCGACGAGACTGCCGACGTGCTGGTCATCGGGGCGGGCATCACGGGCGCGCTGCTCGCCGACCGCCTGAGTGCCGCCGGGCTGGATGTCGTCGTGACTGACCTGCGCGACGTCGCCTTCGGCAGCACCAGCGCCAGCACCGCCCTGCTCCAGTACGAGATCGACACGAACCTCATGGACCTGATCCCCATGACCGGGCAGGCCGACGCCGAGCGTGCCTACCACCTGTGCCGCGAGGCGATCGACATGGTCCGCGACCTGACGGCCGAACTGCCCGACGACTGCGGGTTCCGCGAGCGCGGCAGTCTGTACTACGCCAGTAACCGCCGCGACGCCCGCATGCTCGCGCAGGAGCACGCGGCCCGCACGCGCGCTGGACTGAACGTGGAACACCTGGACGCCCGCACCCTCAAGGCCCGCTTCGGCATCACGGCGCCCGCCGCGCTGTTCAGCCCGGACGGCGGCGAGGTCGACCCGTACCGCCTCGCGCAGCACCTGCTTCAGCGGGCGCAGTCGCGGGGGGTGCGGGTGTACGACCGCACCGAGGTCACGCGCCTTGATGAAGGCCGGGACGACTTCACCGCGCACACCGACCGGAACGCGAAGATCCAGGCCCGCTGGGTCGTGGTCGCCACCGGGTACGAGGCCGAGAAGTTCCTGGGCCGGCGCCTCGCCATCCTCAAGAACTCCTACGCGCTCGCCTCGGAACCCATTGCAGAAACCGACGGGGAACTGTGGCCCACCGGCTGCCTGATCTGGGAGACGGCCCGCCCGTACCTGTACGCCCGCACCACCCAGGACGGCCGCGTCGTCATCGGCGGCGAGGACGACGACCACCACAACCCCGCCCGCCGCGAGCGCGCCCTGCCCGGCAAACAACGCCGCCTGGAACGCAAACTCGGCAAACTCCTGCCGCACCTGCAGGCCGAGACGGCCTTCGCGTGGGCCGGCACCTTCGGCGAAACGAAGGATGGCCTCGCGTACATCGGCCCCCGGCAGAAGGGCGACCGCCTGCTGTTCGCGCTCGGGTACGGTGGGAACGGCATCACGTACAGCGTGCAGGCCGCCCGCCTCCTCACGGACCTGATTCGGGGCGAGGAGAACGACGACCTGCGCATCTTCCGCCTGGACCGCTGA
- a CDS encoding dihydroorotase: MITITNIKRVGSEKTESVTIENGLIKGWNLPEEGDVIDGQGGTVAPALIELHAHLREPGQTEKEDLASGLAAAAAGGYGTVVSMPNTSPVVDDPAIVRSLIEKASGLGFARLRPAAALTKGQKGEELAELTYLKEAGAAMFTDDGRTNENARTLRLGLETAGSLGMVISVHAEDASLRADGVMNEGPVSEALGLPGNPASAEAARVARDIEIVAGLHAQGVPARLHIQHLSTARALDLVRAAKAQGLPVTCEVCPHHLTLTDEALRSFDAIFKVAPPLRTQADADHLLEGLRDGSVDCLATDHAPHTRAEKERDLLDAPSGIAYIELAFPLMYTRFGETLGLERILDLMTAAPARVMGWTEPTLDAGQKADLVVLDLTTERTVNPAEFKSKAKFTPWAGETLKGWPLLTVVDGKVAYQR, from the coding sequence ATGATCACGATTACGAACATCAAGCGCGTCGGGTCCGAGAAGACCGAGAGCGTCACCATCGAGAACGGCCTGATCAAGGGCTGGAACCTGCCTGAAGAGGGTGACGTCATCGACGGGCAGGGCGGCACGGTCGCGCCCGCGCTGATCGAACTGCACGCTCACCTGCGTGAGCCGGGGCAGACGGAGAAGGAAGACCTCGCCAGTGGGCTGGCGGCGGCGGCGGCCGGTGGGTACGGCACGGTGGTGAGCATGCCGAACACCAGTCCGGTCGTGGATGACCCCGCGATCGTGCGCAGCCTGATCGAGAAGGCCTCTGGCCTGGGCTTTGCGCGGCTGCGTCCGGCGGCGGCGCTGACGAAGGGGCAGAAGGGCGAGGAACTGGCCGAACTGACCTACCTGAAAGAGGCGGGCGCGGCCATGTTCACGGATGACGGGCGCACGAACGAGAACGCCCGCACGCTGCGCCTGGGTCTGGAGACGGCCGGGAGCCTGGGCATGGTGATCAGCGTGCACGCTGAGGACGCCAGCCTGCGCGCGGACGGCGTGATGAACGAGGGGCCGGTCAGTGAGGCGCTGGGCCTGCCGGGCAACCCGGCCTCGGCCGAGGCGGCGCGTGTGGCGCGGGATATCGAGATCGTGGCGGGTCTGCACGCGCAGGGCGTTCCGGCGCGGCTGCACATCCAGCACCTGAGCACGGCGCGCGCGCTGGATCTGGTGCGAGCCGCGAAGGCGCAGGGCCTCCCGGTGACCTGCGAGGTCTGCCCGCACCACCTGACCCTGACGGACGAGGCGCTGCGGAGCTTCGACGCGATCTTCAAGGTCGCGCCGCCCCTGCGCACGCAGGCGGACGCCGATCACCTGCTGGAGGGTCTGCGGGACGGCAGCGTGGACTGCCTCGCCACCGATCACGCGCCGCACACCCGCGCCGAGAAGGAACGCGACCTGCTGGACGCGCCCAGCGGCATCGCGTACATCGAACTGGCGTTCCCGCTGATGTACACCCGCTTTGGCGAGACGCTGGGCCTGGAGCGCATCCTGGACCTGATGACCGCCGCGCCCGCCCGCGTGATGGGCTGGACGGAACCCACCCTGGACGCCGGGCAGAAGGCCGATCTGGTCGTGCTGGACCTGACCACCGAACGCACCGTGAATCCCGCCGAGTTCAAGAGCAAGGCGAAATTCACTCCCTGGGCCGGGGAAACGCTGAAGGGCTGGCCGCTGCTGACCGTCGTGGACGGGAAAGTCGCTTACCAGCGATAA